From Pyrenophora tritici-repentis strain M4 chromosome 1, whole genome shotgun sequence, the proteins below share one genomic window:
- a CDS encoding Zn-clus domain containing protein yields the protein MVGVPKSTGCFICRKRKIKECDETWPNCLNCQKNGKSCPGPPARHTFRDLGPRLNAGAPNAVVEDVTTPPDQRDRQLTQLNEKFAENGSVVHKFRISHGAAVPRKKSPRATSASLSPPRSPFLRYPTPSQHHQLARALIAATTTGGTGHRMSVFGPFIQEVPARIGHNSALDAAVAVLVNVHTSLIYKKTANEIVSPELYIRAIKTLQSCLEDPQVGMSANTLCASVLLGLVEAFAGPRTGNRYLTHVGGAGRLMEIQGPGQYRDAFTKEILRFNRGGIIITCIYERKPCFLVSPGWQEIAFDKTGLSFDDCLNTDLMQYMAELPGIFNELKDLGDQHKFGPLQSTTFDMGSSGEVFRETSHTPPSLDYSTGSYDDVDFADDLQPIETSYPLHTNSFTCPRVTARTLLLCKVQNLKEALCNLGDHLNAKLNNGTTVTKTLARERDSPLRTSYHFKNWRDMTAYNCFWSVIILTNKVLMRLLPPFDPTIYDLQSECRSMALEICKTWEDAWDSRPIGAFHTGLSFVVAYEFCTPEIKEWIVRGLNSLLDYHQVDAFRWSDEVIAHMSSKLAGEGPDLTFPHVRVSEDAR from the exons ATGGTCGGTGTCCCAAAGAGTACTGGGTGCTTCATTTGCCGGAAACGGAAAATTA AAGAGTGCG ACGAAACTTGGCCAAACTGCTTGAACTGCCAAAAGAACGGCAAGTCCTGCCCGGGTCCTCCAGCGCGACACACTTTCAGAGACCTCGGGCCCAGATTGAATGCTGGCGCCCCGAATGCCGTCGTAGAAGACGTCACCACACCACCTG ATCAACGAGATAGACAACTAACACAACTGAATGAGAAATTCGCTGAAAATGGGTCGGTCGTTCACAAGTTCAGGATCTCACACGGGGCGGCAGTGCCGCGCAAAAAATCCCCAAGAGCAACATCAGCAAGCTTGAGTCCACCGAGATCCCCTTTCCTGAGGTATCCAACGCCCTCGCAGCATCATCAACTGGCTCGCGCCTTGATAGCAGCAACTACAACTGGCGGTACGGGTCATCGTATGTCCGTATTTGGCCCTTTCATCCAGGAAGTGCCGGCAAGGATCGGCCATAACTCAGCCCTTGACGCAGCCGTAGCCGTACTTGTGAACGTACACACTTCGCTGATCTACAAGAAAACAGCAAACGAAATTGTTTCGCCCGAATTGTACATTCGCGCCATCAAGACACTGCAATCATGCCTCGAAGACCCCCAAGTGGGCATGTCCGCCAACACGCTCTGCGCGTCAGTACTTCTCGGACTAGTCGAG GCATTCGCTGGCCCAAGGACTGGCAACCGGTATCTGACCCACGTAGGTGGCGCAGGTCGATTGATGGAGATACAAGGTCCTGGGCAGTACCGAGACGCGTTCACGAAAGAGATCTTGCGCTTCAATAGAGGTGGCATA ATTATTACGTGCATATACGAGCGCAAACCGTGTTTCCTTGTTTCCCCTGGATGGCAAGAGATTGCTTTCGACAAGACCGGGCTTAGCTTCGACGACTGCTTGAACACCGACTTGATGCAATACATGGCTGAGTTGCCGGGTATCTTCAACGAACTGAAAGACTTGGGCGACCAACATAAATTCGGGCCTCTGCAATCGACAACTTTCGACATGGGTTCCAGCGGCGAAGTTTTCAGAGAGACGTCCCACACTCCGCCATCCCTTGACTACTCCACTGGATCCTACGATGACGTCGACTTTGCAGACGACCTACAGCCCATCGAGACCTCATACCCGCTCCACACGAATTCATTTACCTGCCCACGGGTCACTGCACGGACACTCCTGCTATGCAAGGTTCAGAACCTCAAGGAGGCACTATGCAATCTGGGTGATCACTTGAATGCGAAGCTCAACAACGGAACCACTGTCACCAAGACCCTGGCAAGAGAAAGAGATAGTCCTCTGCGGACATCTTACCATTTCAAAAACTGGCGCGACATGACTGCATACAACTGTTTCTGGTCCGTCATCATTTTGACCAACAAAGTCCTCATGCGACTGCTTCCGCCATTCGACCCCACAATTTACGACCTACAATCTGAATGTCGATCGATGGCTCTCGAAATATGTAAAACATGGGAGGATGCTTGGGATAGCAGGCCAATAGGCGCATTTCACACGGGCTTGAGCTTCGTTGTCGCATACGAATTCTGCACGCCCGAGATAAAAGAGTGGATAGTAAGAGGCTTGAATTCTCTTCTGGACTATCATCAGGTCGATGCGTTCCGATGGTCGGACGAAGTCATCGCCCACATGTCATCCAAGCTGGCGGGTGAGGGGCCCGATCTTACTTTCCCACATGTCAGAGTCTCCGAAGATGCGCGCTGA
- a CDS encoding Cupin-1 multi-domain protein: MISPIIILTTFLPSLLVAANSAASKSRTLNPELNAALKNAATTYDRNALLSAPEDWYYDFNQHPNFNSPTGAVINADAATFPAVTGLGSSVALLKLAPCGMLPPHLHPRATNMVTAITGNTTTYMIGENGVTMRKVDLTPLMVTLFPQGSLHMMQNNDCEPSLLLSSLNSDDSGTLNILPSLWMVPQDIIDAAFGDASMDKDNMGKGIPAVGTGAIIGSAECKKRCGISN; this comes from the exons ATGATCTCCcccatcatcatcctcaCTACCTTCCTCCCCTCCCTCCTCGTTGCCGCCAACTCTGCAGCCTCTAAGTCACGCACCCTCAACCCAGAACTCAACGCCGCTCTCAAGAACGCCGCCACAACCTATGACCGCAACGCCCTTCTCTCCGCCCCCGAAGATTGGTACTACGACTTCAACCAACACCCCAACTTCAACAGCCCCACGGGCGCCGTCATAAACGCTGATGCCGCCACCTTCCCCGCCGTCACGGGTCTGGGGTCCAGCGTCGCTCTGCTCAAACTGGCGCCGTGCGGCATGTTGCCGCCGCACTTGCACCCGCGCGCCACTAACATGGTAACTGCGATTACGGGAAACACGACGACGTACATGATTGGTGAGAATGGCGTTACTATGCGCAAGGTAGATTTGACGCCCTTGATGGTTACCTTGTTTCCCCAGGGTAGCCTGCATATGATGCAGAACAATG ATTGCGAACCCTCCCTCCTTCTCAGCTCCCTCAACAGTGATGACAGTGGTACACTGAACATCCTGCCCAGCCTCTGGATGGTGCCTCAGGACATCATCGATGCAGCTTTCGGTGATGCTTCCATGGACAAGGATAATATGGGCAAGGGTATCCCCGCTGTCGGCACCGGTGCTATCATCGGTAGTGCAGAGTGCAAGAAGAGGTGTGGAATCTCGAACTGA